One Kaistella polysaccharea DNA segment encodes these proteins:
- a CDS encoding 3-phosphoshikimate 1-carboxyvinyltransferase: MKLEKSILKDNETVEISGSKSISNRLLILNKLFENLIIENLSNSQDTQLVQNALTSDDEIIDVHHAGTAMRFLTSYYAIQEGKTTILTGSDRMKQRPITFLVDALRDLGADIAYVEKEGFPPLKITGKRLENSTVSIPANISSQFISSLMLIGAKLENGLIIKLVGEITSRPYLEMTLKILRTIGINTDWNDQIIEISPGIQSDKNSQIIKVMTESDWSSASYFYSLAAIGRKCINLRCFRPYSLQGDSVIKEIYWTYFGVNTISEGADSKISLLPESSFIFPEKIEINMNDCPDIAQTLCVTATALQIPFEITGLSTLKVKETDRLVALKNELFKIGCISDITDDSICSVKFFEPNETIMIETYDDHRMAMSFAPFCLIKGLNIQNKKVVEKSYPKFWEDFQQVLQ, encoded by the coding sequence ATGAAGCTGGAAAAATCAATATTAAAAGACAATGAAACCGTTGAAATCAGCGGTTCTAAAAGTATATCAAACCGCCTTCTCATCCTAAACAAACTTTTCGAAAATCTAATTATTGAGAATCTTTCGAATTCTCAGGACACCCAGCTTGTGCAGAACGCGCTAACCAGTGATGACGAAATTATTGATGTTCATCACGCCGGAACTGCAATGCGCTTTCTGACATCTTATTATGCAATTCAAGAAGGAAAAACTACGATTTTAACAGGTTCTGACCGAATGAAGCAAAGACCCATTACATTTTTAGTGGATGCTTTGCGCGATTTAGGTGCTGATATTGCCTATGTCGAAAAAGAAGGTTTTCCACCTTTAAAAATAACGGGAAAAAGATTAGAAAATAGCACCGTTTCAATTCCGGCAAATATATCAAGTCAGTTTATTTCATCATTAATGTTAATCGGTGCTAAGCTGGAAAACGGTCTTATCATTAAACTTGTAGGTGAAATCACGTCCCGACCGTATTTGGAAATGACTTTGAAAATTTTGAGAACCATTGGTATCAACACAGATTGGAACGATCAGATCATCGAAATTTCGCCGGGCATTCAAAGTGATAAAAATTCCCAAATTATAAAAGTGATGACGGAAAGCGATTGGAGTTCTGCATCCTATTTCTACTCGCTCGCCGCCATTGGCCGAAAATGCATTAACTTACGATGTTTCCGCCCTTATTCACTTCAGGGTGATTCTGTGATTAAAGAAATTTACTGGACGTATTTTGGCGTAAACACCATTTCCGAAGGTGCTGACAGTAAAATCTCGCTCCTGCCAGAAAGTTCTTTCATTTTTCCGGAAAAAATAGAAATTAATATGAATGACTGTCCAGATATTGCACAAACATTGTGTGTTACCGCCACAGCATTACAAATTCCTTTTGAAATTACTGGGCTTTCAACTTTAAAGGTTAAAGAGACGGATCGCCTTGTGGCTTTAAAAAATGAACTTTTCAAAATTGGGTGCATCTCTGATATTACCGATGATTCAATTTGCTCCGTAAAATTCTTCGAACCCAATGAAACAATTATGATCGAAACTTACGACGATCACCGTATGGCAATGAGTTTCGCACCTTTCTGTCTTATTAAAGGTCTCAATATTCAAAATAAAAAAGTGGTCGAAAAATCGTATCCTAAATTCTGGGAAGATTTCCAGCAAGTTCTGCAATAA
- a CDS encoding YkvA family protein, giving the protein MKLLNQIKEKVRKLKAEIQVLIFAYSDKRTPLLAKLVIGITVGYLLSPIDLIPDFIPILGLLDDLIIVPLLIMWSIRLIPPYILVEARKSVAENPRKLQKTNWIFAIIVLSIWIFLLYFAYQKFGDLIFKYL; this is encoded by the coding sequence GTGAAACTTTTAAATCAGATAAAAGAAAAAGTCCGGAAGTTAAAAGCTGAAATTCAGGTTCTTATTTTTGCTTATTCTGACAAACGAACGCCGTTGCTCGCGAAATTAGTCATTGGTATAACGGTGGGATATTTATTAAGTCCCATTGACTTAATACCAGATTTCATTCCCATTCTCGGCCTTCTAGATGACTTGATTATTGTACCGCTTTTAATTATGTGGTCGATCCGATTAATTCCTCCCTATATTTTAGTGGAAGCACGAAAAAGCGTCGCGGAAAATCCTAGAAAACTTCAAAAAACGAACTGGATTTTTGCTATAATTGTTCTAAGTATTTGGATATTTTTGCTCTATTTTGCCTACCAAAAATTCGGCGATCTGATTTTCAAATATTTATAA
- a CDS encoding type B 50S ribosomal protein L31 has product MKNGIHPENYRLVVFKDMSNDEVFLCKSTADTKDTIEYEGETFPLVKMEISSTSHPFYTGKVKLVDTAGRVDKFMNKYKKFSK; this is encoded by the coding sequence ATGAAAAACGGAATCCACCCAGAAAATTATAGACTTGTTGTTTTCAAAGATATGAGTAACGACGAGGTGTTTCTTTGCAAATCTACTGCAGATACCAAAGATACAATTGAATATGAAGGAGAAACTTTCCCATTGGTAAAAATGGAAATCTCTTCAACTTCTCACCCCTTTTATACAGGGAAAGTGAAATTAGTCGACACTGCAGGTAGAGTTGATAAATTCATGAACAAGTACAAAAAATTCTCAAAATAA
- a CDS encoding GlmU family protein has translation MQLVFSDAQFWEDFLPLTFTRPIAEMRCGILTFSERWQKLLGSSEVSYLTEDYLQEKFKKYEPKESLFIVPNFLPSENLLAQIKDLQLGEALVYKDELIAARINMENFSLNQISKMTDVEEDVLFFNQPTDLFTYNEKAINYDFELLTKGRSSQLLSETNGFLGDKKDLFIEEGAEIEFSTINTKTGKIYIGKNAEVMEGCNLRGPIALCNDSKFNLGAKIYGATTIGPHCKVGGEVNNIVIFGFTNKGHDGFIGNSVIGEWCNIGADTNSSNLKNNYAIVKLWNYKTKKFASTGLQFAGLIMGDHSKAAINTQFNTGTVVGVAANIFKSGFPPNLIDNFSWGGMKGDEKFKLEKAYEVAELAMARRKVPFTEVDQNILKHIYENS, from the coding sequence ATGCAACTTGTATTTTCAGATGCCCAGTTTTGGGAAGACTTTTTACCGCTTACTTTTACCAGACCGATCGCAGAAATGCGGTGCGGTATTTTGACTTTTTCTGAAAGATGGCAAAAGTTATTGGGTTCTTCGGAGGTTTCTTATCTCACAGAAGATTATTTACAAGAGAAATTTAAAAAATACGAACCAAAAGAAAGTCTTTTTATTGTTCCTAATTTTTTACCGAGCGAAAATCTTTTAGCACAAATTAAAGATTTACAATTGGGCGAAGCGTTGGTTTATAAAGATGAATTGATCGCGGCCAGAATTAATATGGAAAATTTTTCTCTGAATCAGATCAGTAAAATGACTGATGTGGAAGAAGATGTTTTGTTTTTCAATCAACCCACTGATTTATTTACCTATAACGAAAAAGCAATAAACTACGATTTTGAATTATTAACCAAAGGAAGATCGTCTCAATTACTTTCTGAAACCAATGGTTTTCTCGGTGATAAGAAGGATTTGTTTATAGAAGAAGGCGCAGAAATTGAATTTTCGACGATAAATACAAAAACTGGAAAAATATATATTGGTAAGAACGCCGAGGTGATGGAAGGTTGTAATCTTCGTGGTCCAATCGCGTTGTGCAACGATTCTAAATTTAATTTAGGAGCGAAAATTTATGGTGCGACTACAATTGGTCCGCATTGTAAAGTTGGCGGCGAAGTCAACAATATTGTCATCTTCGGATTTACGAATAAAGGGCACGATGGTTTCATCGGAAACTCGGTAATTGGCGAATGGTGCAATATCGGTGCAGATACCAATTCTTCAAATCTTAAAAATAATTATGCGATTGTAAAATTGTGGAATTATAAAACCAAAAAATTTGCAAGTACAGGATTACAATTTGCGGGTTTAATTATGGGTGACCATTCCAAAGCGGCGATTAATACGCAATTTAATACGGGAACCGTTGTGGGCGTCGCAGCCAATATTTTCAAAAGCGGATTTCCACCCAATTTAATTGATAATTTTTCCTGGGGTGGAATGAAAGGCGATGAAAAATTCAAATTAGAAAAAGCCTACGAAGTTGCGGAATTGGCGATGGCGAGAAGAAAAGTTCCCTTTACTGAAGTTGATCAAAACATTCTGAAGCATATTTACGAAAACTCATAA
- a CDS encoding SDR family oxidoreductase has product MTILITGTSAGIGFTLAEYLGKKGHIVFGLSRKNVESDYFKTIPTDITDNLQVQNAIAEVLKTETRIDVLINNAGMGMVGPVEDSTQEEILKLFNLNLVGTVQMMTAVLPQMREQKMGKIINISSIGSEMGLPFRGFYSASKSAVDKVTEAIRYEVSPWNIQTCALHLGDIKTNIAENRVKTKVSKPYEETFNHVYSLMNSHVDQGTEPLEVAEYVEKLLLKKTWKAHFYFAKLGQRIGVPLKWMLPQKFYENLMRRYNKID; this is encoded by the coding sequence ATGACAATACTTATCACTGGTACTTCTGCCGGAATCGGTTTCACTTTGGCTGAATATCTCGGAAAAAAGGGACATATTGTTTTCGGTCTCAGTCGAAAAAATGTGGAATCTGACTATTTCAAAACAATTCCTACTGATATTACAGACAATTTACAAGTTCAAAATGCAATTGCGGAGGTTTTAAAAACTGAAACAAGAATCGATGTTCTCATTAATAATGCCGGCATGGGAATGGTCGGGCCGGTTGAAGATTCTACGCAAGAGGAAATATTAAAATTATTTAATCTAAATCTGGTAGGCACTGTACAAATGATGACCGCAGTTCTACCACAAATGCGTGAACAAAAAATGGGTAAAATCATCAATATTTCCAGTATTGGTAGTGAAATGGGACTTCCCTTCCGCGGTTTTTACTCGGCTTCAAAATCTGCGGTAGATAAAGTAACCGAAGCAATTCGTTATGAAGTTTCACCCTGGAATATACAGACTTGCGCGCTGCATTTGGGCGACATCAAAACCAATATTGCCGAAAATCGGGTGAAAACAAAGGTTTCTAAACCTTACGAAGAAACTTTTAATCACGTATATTCCCTCATGAATTCTCATGTTGATCAAGGAACTGAGCCTTTGGAAGTTGCAGAATATGTTGAAAAACTTTTATTAAAGAAAACCTGGAAAGCCCATTTCTATTTTGCGAAATTAGGTCAGCGAATCGGTGTTCCATTAAAATGGATGCTTCCCCAAAAATTTTACGAAAATTTAATGCGGAGATATAATAAAATCGATTGA
- a CDS encoding OsmC family protein: MKITLNRINDDYLFECTNSIGNKILLDNISQSEGTKGVSPMETVLMALAGCSGIDMVSIMKKQRQEITGFSAEVEGERIEMDEAKPFKSIMVKFFLEGKIDANKAERAAALSFEKYCSVSKTMEPNVTVNYEVFVNGEKV, encoded by the coding sequence ATGAAAATTACACTCAACCGCATCAATGATGACTACTTGTTCGAATGTACAAACTCAATCGGTAATAAAATACTTTTAGACAATATTTCACAATCAGAAGGTACTAAAGGTGTTTCCCCGATGGAAACCGTTTTAATGGCTTTGGCGGGTTGCAGCGGAATCGATATGGTTTCGATTATGAAAAAACAAAGACAGGAAATTACAGGATTTTCTGCAGAAGTCGAAGGTGAGCGCATTGAGATGGATGAAGCAAAACCATTTAAAAGCATTATGGTAAAATTTTTTCTCGAAGGAAAAATAGATGCAAATAAAGCCGAAAGAGCTGCAGCACTCTCTTTCGAAAAATATTGTTCGGTTTCTAAAACCATGGAACCTAATGTTACGGTGAACTACGAGGTTTTTGTTAACGGAGAAAAAGTGTGA
- a CDS encoding nucleotide pyrophosphohydrolase has translation MEITKLQNEVDEWIKTVGVRYFNELTNMAMLTEEVGEVARIIARRYGEQSEKESDKTKDLGEELADVLFVTLCLANQTGINLQEAFDRKMKSKTERDQDRHQNNEKLK, from the coding sequence ATGGAAATTACCAAACTACAAAATGAAGTTGATGAATGGATAAAAACGGTGGGAGTACGTTATTTTAATGAACTTACCAATATGGCGATGCTGACCGAGGAAGTTGGCGAAGTTGCCCGAATTATTGCGAGACGATATGGCGAACAAAGCGAAAAAGAATCTGATAAAACGAAAGATCTCGGCGAGGAATTGGCAGATGTTCTGTTTGTTACTTTGTGTTTAGCCAATCAAACCGGCATAAATTTGCAGGAAGCATTCGACCGAAAAATGAAGAGTAAAACAGAAAGGGACCAAGACCGTCATCAGAACAACGAAAAACTGAAATAA
- a CDS encoding 5-formyltetrahydrofolate cyclo-ligase — protein MKKAEIRKVYLEKKESLTETEVHSLSEKIFENFITEFDLKETQKVHCFLSIPEKGEVDTSLFLNFFFKNKIKVFVPKIVKGRLIALEITEETPLIENSWGIKEPAGTEDCGVKDFDFVVVPLLYADEMGNRVGYGKGFYDRFLSGISDKTLKVGVSFFPPETKVDDVSEFDVPLDYLVTPTNVLSFGGFTSKSTK, from the coding sequence ATGAAAAAAGCCGAAATCAGAAAAGTTTATTTAGAAAAAAAGGAAAGCTTAACCGAAACTGAAGTGCATTCCTTATCTGAAAAAATATTCGAGAATTTTATAACTGAATTTGACTTAAAAGAGACTCAAAAAGTCCACTGTTTTCTATCTATTCCAGAAAAAGGGGAAGTCGACACTTCTTTATTTCTAAATTTTTTCTTTAAGAATAAAATTAAGGTTTTTGTGCCTAAAATTGTAAAAGGAAGATTAATTGCACTTGAAATTACGGAAGAAACGCCTTTAATCGAAAACTCCTGGGGAATTAAAGAACCTGCAGGAACGGAAGATTGCGGCGTGAAAGATTTCGACTTTGTTGTTGTACCCTTATTGTATGCCGATGAGATGGGCAATAGAGTCGGTTACGGAAAAGGATTTTATGATCGTTTTCTATCTGGAATCAGTGACAAAACCTTGAAGGTTGGCGTTAGTTTCTTTCCTCCAGAAACTAAAGTTGATGATGTATCTGAATTTGATGTGCCACTAGATTACTTGGTCACGCCGACCAACGTACTGTCATTCGGTGGTTTTACATCAAAATCTACAAAGTAA
- a CDS encoding ACT domain-containing protein: MKNKEGIKILKQKAIIKFEGKDFLGEVGIDGRIFKALTYARISVGVISQQAVENGISVLVNETDSEKAVNCLIDEFIKERKSGKVSQIFSINNVSVLGFVAKDFSKVMSELARNNIFPLILNQVAAENRINIVVTSSQDEKAKNIIEAEIFSKPKTVHLAMIGHGKVGATLIDQVLQKSEDIRNRKKLDLKIVAVANSRKIAFNKSGFNESWADEVLVSEEKSSVESLIQFSQLHQLENLIVVDNTASKDFVKNYTRLAENGFDLVSSNKIFNTLPISEYRDFRNVLKKRNKKYLYETNVGAGLPLIDTIKLLHLSGENITRIKGVFSGSLSYIFNNFSVRDEKFSTILREAMEQGFTEPDPREDLSGNDVARKLLILARELDLSNELSDINVHSLIPENLVNLDKNDLLNSLEVLDAHFEEVKQKQKENHVLRFVGDLHGDLQKEKGELDVQLISVPANSSLGQLKGSDYIFEIYTESYGENPIVIMGGGAGAKVTARGVFGDILRLSENK, encoded by the coding sequence ATGAAAAATAAAGAAGGAATAAAGATTCTTAAACAAAAAGCCATCATCAAATTCGAAGGAAAAGATTTTCTAGGAGAAGTTGGAATCGATGGAAGAATTTTTAAAGCACTCACTTACGCAAGAATCAGTGTCGGCGTAATTTCCCAACAAGCCGTAGAAAACGGAATTTCTGTTTTGGTTAATGAAACGGATTCTGAAAAAGCAGTAAACTGTTTAATAGACGAATTTATAAAAGAAAGAAAATCGGGAAAAGTAAGTCAGATTTTCAGTATTAATAATGTTTCGGTCTTAGGATTTGTTGCGAAGGATTTCAGTAAAGTAATGTCTGAACTCGCTAGAAATAATATTTTCCCATTAATTCTTAATCAAGTTGCCGCCGAAAATAGAATCAACATAGTCGTCACTTCTTCTCAGGATGAAAAAGCTAAAAACATCATCGAAGCGGAAATTTTCTCAAAACCGAAAACGGTTCATTTAGCAATGATAGGCCACGGAAAAGTGGGCGCAACTTTAATTGACCAGGTTTTACAAAAATCTGAAGATATCCGAAACCGTAAAAAGCTCGATTTAAAGATTGTAGCGGTTGCCAATTCCCGCAAGATCGCCTTTAACAAAAGTGGTTTCAATGAAAGTTGGGCAGATGAGGTCTTGGTCTCAGAAGAAAAATCAAGTGTAGAGTCTCTCATTCAGTTTTCGCAGCTTCACCAGTTGGAAAACCTTATCGTTGTTGATAATACAGCGAGTAAAGATTTTGTGAAAAATTATACGCGTCTTGCCGAAAATGGTTTCGATCTGGTTTCTTCTAATAAAATTTTTAATACCCTGCCAATTTCAGAATACCGTGATTTTAGAAATGTTCTAAAGAAAAGGAATAAAAAGTACCTTTATGAAACAAATGTGGGTGCAGGTTTACCCTTAATTGATACTATTAAATTACTGCATTTGTCAGGTGAAAATATCACCAGGATTAAAGGTGTTTTTTCTGGGTCACTCAGTTATATTTTCAATAATTTTTCAGTTCGGGACGAGAAATTTTCTACTATTTTAAGGGAAGCGATGGAACAGGGATTTACAGAACCCGATCCACGCGAAGATTTATCTGGAAATGATGTCGCCCGAAAACTTTTAATTTTAGCGAGAGAACTTGATTTAAGTAATGAACTTTCCGACATTAATGTTCATAGTTTAATTCCGGAAAATTTAGTGAATCTTGACAAAAATGATTTATTAAATAGTTTAGAAGTTTTAGATGCTCATTTTGAAGAAGTTAAACAGAAGCAAAAAGAAAATCACGTTCTCCGTTTCGTAGGAGATTTACATGGCGATTTGCAGAAGGAAAAAGGAGAACTTGATGTTCAGCTAATTTCTGTTCCGGCCAATTCTTCGCTTGGACAATTAAAGGGTTCAGATTATATTTTTGAAATCTACACCGAAAGTTACGGCGAGAATCCGATCGTCATCATGGGTGGCGGTGCCGGCGCAAAAGTGACTGCACGCGGTGTATTTGGAGATATTCTGAGATTGTCTGAAAATAAATAA
- the trhO gene encoding oxygen-dependent tRNA uridine(34) hydroxylase TrhO codes for MQLYNTLSAEERAQLIDEAGKQRLTLSFYAYAKITDPKKFRDELFIAWNALDALGRIYVAHEGINAQISIPAENLDAFRDTLEVYDFMKGIRLNVAIDQDDHSFLKLTIKVRHKIVADGLNDDTFDVTNKGIHLKAQEFNNLLEDPNTIVVDFRNHYESEVGHFEGAITPDVETFRESLPIINEQLQDFKEDKNLLMYCTGGIRCEKASAYFKHQGFKNVYQLEGGIIEYTRQIKEEDIPSKFIGKNFVFDHRLGERITDDIVSQCHQCGKPCDNHTNCENEGCHLLFIQCDDCKAAMENCCSTECLDIIHLPLAEQVQLRKGIQVGNKIFRKGKSDVLKFKKSGDLPNKPLAKAETKNIHKKINTKKVLIGKAEHYYTKSKIAQFLIENAELSVGDQVLIAGPTTGEQKYTITTLFANGSACETAKEGDQITFEIPFRIRLSDKLYKMLG; via the coding sequence ATGCAACTGTATAACACCTTAAGCGCAGAAGAAAGAGCTCAACTTATTGATGAAGCTGGTAAGCAACGACTTACTTTGTCTTTCTATGCGTACGCTAAAATCACTGATCCTAAAAAATTTCGCGACGAATTATTTATAGCCTGGAATGCACTCGATGCACTCGGCCGTATTTATGTTGCGCACGAAGGAATCAATGCTCAGATAAGTATTCCTGCTGAGAACTTAGATGCTTTCCGCGATACGCTCGAAGTTTATGATTTTATGAAAGGAATTCGCTTGAATGTAGCAATTGATCAAGACGATCATTCATTCTTAAAACTCACTATTAAAGTTCGCCATAAAATTGTTGCTGATGGTTTGAATGATGATACTTTTGATGTGACCAATAAGGGGATTCACCTAAAGGCACAGGAATTCAATAATTTGCTTGAAGATCCAAACACCATTGTAGTTGATTTCAGAAATCATTACGAAAGTGAAGTCGGTCATTTTGAAGGTGCCATCACGCCAGATGTTGAAACATTTCGGGAAAGTTTACCCATCATCAACGAACAGTTACAGGATTTCAAAGAAGATAAAAACCTGCTCATGTATTGTACAGGCGGAATCCGGTGTGAAAAAGCGAGTGCATATTTTAAACATCAAGGTTTTAAAAATGTGTATCAACTGGAAGGTGGAATCATTGAATATACCCGACAGATCAAAGAAGAAGATATTCCAAGTAAATTCATTGGGAAGAACTTTGTCTTCGATCACCGTTTGGGCGAAAGGATTACAGACGATATTGTTTCGCAATGTCACCAATGTGGTAAACCGTGCGATAATCACACAAATTGCGAGAATGAAGGTTGTCATTTATTGTTTATTCAGTGTGACGATTGTAAAGCCGCGATGGAAAATTGTTGCTCCACAGAATGTTTAGATATTATTCATCTGCCTTTAGCCGAACAGGTTCAGTTAAGAAAAGGAATTCAGGTTGGAAATAAGATTTTTAGGAAAGGAAAATCCGATGTTTTGAAGTTTAAAAAATCCGGTGATTTACCCAACAAACCATTAGCGAAAGCAGAAACCAAAAATATCCATAAGAAAATTAACACTAAAAAAGTATTGATTGGTAAGGCGGAACATTATTATACAAAATCGAAAATCGCACAGTTTTTAATTGAAAATGCTGAACTTTCAGTTGGTGATCAAGTTTTGATTGCTGGTCCGACAACCGGCGAGCAGAAATATACAATCACGACACTATTCGCAAATGGAAGCGCCTGTGAAACGGCAAAAGAAGGTGATCAAATCACTTTTGAAATTCCATTTAGAATAAGATTATCTGATAAATTGTATAAAATGTTAGGGTAA
- a CDS encoding MGH1-like glycoside hydrolase domain-containing protein, whose amino-acid sequence MMTERERMLDDQWKTWGPYVSNRQWGTVREDYSSNGNAWGYTTYDEALSRTYRWSEDGIAGICDSKQYLCFALSFWNYKDKMIKERFFGLSNYQGNHGEDVKELYYYLDNTPTHSYMKMVYKYPINEFPYDELIDVNHRRTKREPEYELVDTGIFNNNEYFDIFIEYAKINHDDILVRVSVSNRSAQKAPLAIMPTLWFRNNWKWGYGTYEPGLKSTQSDIIEVDHGSISAKKLYSRNKNCQAYFCNNETNPDIIPNTVTDAKFFKDGINNFLLKGDHNAINPEKKGTKASFLLEAEIEGGDTQTFDFRLSPHDMEDAFFDFDHIINLRKEEAEEFYSEIQREIEDEEEKDVQRQAFAGLLWNKQFYHYNVSKWLSGDPQHEAPRNFNHFVRNTEWEHMQNKDIISMPDKWEYPWFATWDLAFHCVPFAILDSNFAKSQLKLLTKEWYIHPNGQLPAYEWDFSDVNPPVHAWSTFRVFKIDEKINGKPDIPFLESVFQKLLLNFTWWVNRKDKNGNNIFGGGFLGLDNIGAFDRNMQFKNGDHLEQADGTSWMAMFALNMMRISMELALYNPIYEDMAIKFFEHYLYIAEAMENIGNKKNGLWNENDGFFYDLLQLNSGESKSLKLRSIVGLIPLFAVEIVEHEILEKLPDFRQRMEWILKNKPHLADLVSHWEVEGQGGKHLMSILRRDRLKRVLSRMVDENEFLSDYGIRSMSKVYENEPFVFNIDGQDFVVKYTPAESDSSMFGGNSNWRGPIWFPINFLIVESLQRFHYYYGDSLQIEYPTGKSEMRNLEFVANDLSKRLYSIFSKDENGNRPFNGGNELLNHNEFFKNYIMFHEYFNGDTGEGIGASHQTGWTATIAKLIQPRMGSRPS is encoded by the coding sequence ATGATGACCGAACGCGAAAGAATGCTTGATGACCAATGGAAAACTTGGGGACCTTATGTAAGTAACAGACAGTGGGGAACCGTACGTGAAGATTACAGCTCTAACGGAAATGCTTGGGGATACACGACCTACGACGAAGCTCTAAGTCGCACGTATCGCTGGAGTGAAGACGGAATTGCGGGAATTTGCGACAGTAAACAATATCTCTGTTTTGCCTTATCCTTCTGGAATTATAAAGATAAAATGATCAAAGAACGGTTTTTTGGTCTGAGTAATTACCAAGGAAATCATGGTGAAGATGTAAAAGAACTTTATTACTATTTAGACAATACACCCACACATTCTTATATGAAAATGGTGTATAAATATCCGATTAATGAATTTCCGTATGATGAATTGATTGATGTGAATCACCGCCGCACAAAGCGCGAACCAGAATATGAACTTGTTGATACCGGTATTTTTAATAATAATGAGTATTTTGATATTTTTATTGAATATGCCAAAATAAATCATGATGATATTCTCGTACGAGTTTCGGTGAGTAACAGAAGTGCCCAAAAAGCGCCATTAGCCATAATGCCAACTTTGTGGTTTCGAAATAACTGGAAATGGGGATATGGGACTTATGAACCGGGTTTAAAATCTACACAATCCGATATTATTGAAGTAGATCACGGCTCAATTTCCGCAAAAAAACTGTACTCCAGAAACAAAAACTGCCAGGCGTATTTCTGTAATAATGAAACAAATCCCGACATCATTCCAAATACGGTAACCGACGCTAAATTTTTTAAAGACGGCATTAATAATTTTCTCCTTAAAGGCGATCACAACGCCATCAATCCTGAAAAGAAAGGAACCAAGGCAAGTTTCTTACTTGAAGCCGAAATAGAAGGTGGCGACACCCAAACTTTTGATTTCCGACTCAGTCCACATGATATGGAAGATGCCTTTTTTGATTTTGATCATATTATCAATTTGCGGAAAGAGGAAGCAGAAGAATTTTACAGTGAAATCCAACGTGAAATTGAAGATGAGGAAGAAAAAGACGTTCAGCGTCAAGCATTTGCCGGACTTTTATGGAATAAGCAGTTCTATCACTATAACGTTTCGAAATGGTTAAGTGGCGATCCTCAACATGAAGCGCCGCGAAATTTCAACCATTTTGTACGCAACACAGAATGGGAACATATGCAGAATAAGGATATTATATCAATGCCCGACAAATGGGAATATCCGTGGTTTGCGACCTGGGATCTGGCATTCCACTGCGTGCCGTTTGCAATTTTAGATTCTAATTTTGCAAAAAGTCAGTTAAAACTTTTGACTAAAGAATGGTACATTCATCCGAATGGTCAGTTGCCCGCTTATGAATGGGATTTCAGCGATGTAAATCCGCCAGTTCATGCATGGTCGACTTTTCGTGTGTTTAAAATTGATGAAAAAATCAACGGCAAACCTGATATTCCTTTTTTGGAAAGTGTCTTCCAAAAATTATTATTGAATTTTACATGGTGGGTAAACCGGAAAGATAAAAACGGAAATAATATTTTCGGTGGTGGATTTTTAGGTCTGGACAATATTGGTGCATTTGACCGAAATATGCAGTTTAAAAACGGCGATCACCTCGAACAGGCAGACGGAACCAGTTGGATGGCGATGTTTGCTTTAAATATGATGCGTATTTCTATGGAACTCGCGCTTTACAATCCAATTTATGAGGATATGGCGATTAAATTTTTTGAGCATTATCTCTACATTGCCGAAGCCATGGAGAATATCGGCAATAAGAAAAATGGTCTTTGGAATGAAAACGATGGATTCTTTTACGATTTACTTCAGTTAAATAGTGGCGAGTCTAAATCATTGAAACTTAGAAGTATTGTTGGATTAATTCCACTATTTGCGGTAGAAATTGTAGAACATGAAATTTTGGAAAAACTTCCTGATTTCCGACAGCGAATGGAATGGATTCTTAAAAATAAACCACATCTTGCAGACCTGGTTTCACATTGGGAAGTAGAAGGTCAAGGAGGAAAACATCTCATGAGTATTCTGCGGAGAGATCGACTGAAAAGAGTTCTTAGCCGAATGGTTGATGAAAATGAATTTTTATCGGATTACGGAATTCGGTCTATGTCTAAAGTTTATGAAAATGAACCCTTCGTTTTTAATATCGACGGGCAGGATTTCGTAGTGAAATATACGCCGGCAGAAAGCGACAGCAGTATGTTTGGGGGAAACAGCAACTGGCGCGGACCCATCTGGTTTCCGATCAACTTCTTGATTGTAGAAAGTCTGCAGCGTTTCCATTATTATTATGGCGACAGTTTACAAATTGAATATCCGACAGGAAAGTCAGAAATGCGCAATTTGGAATTCGTCGCCAATGATTTAAGCAAGCGACTCTACTCCATTTTCAGTAAAGACGAAAACGGTAACCGACCTTTTAACGGAGGAAATGAGTTGCTGAATCACAATGAATTTTTTAAAAATTACATCATGTTTCACGAGTATTTTAATGGCGATACCGGGGAAGGAATTGGCGCTTCTCACCAAACTGGTTGGACGGCTACTATTGCGAAGTTGATACAGCCCAGAATGGGATCGCGGCCTTCGTAA